The following proteins come from a genomic window of Kitasatospora sp. NBC_01246:
- a CDS encoding helix-turn-helix domain-containing protein: MALEEPTARTSWTFVTNHARVLAAIARDPGIRLRDIAVEVQLTERAVQAIVTDLDQGGYLTRDRAGRRTHYSIASGTLLRHPAEAGLSISALLDLLAPNRKDRDHDAPTGDGGARRVNGTSASRPHP, translated from the coding sequence ATGGCACTCGAGGAACCCACGGCGAGAACAAGCTGGACGTTCGTGACCAACCACGCCCGCGTGCTGGCCGCGATCGCCCGCGACCCCGGCATCCGGCTGCGGGACATCGCCGTGGAGGTCCAGCTGACCGAGCGCGCCGTCCAGGCGATCGTGACCGACCTCGACCAGGGCGGCTACCTCACCCGCGACCGCGCCGGGCGGCGCACCCACTACAGCATCGCCTCCGGCACCCTGCTCAGACACCCCGCCGAGGCCGGGCTCAGCATCAGCGCACTGCTCGACCTGCTCGCCCCCAACCGCAAGGACCGCGACCACGACGCCCCCACCGGCGACGGCGGTGCCCGCCGGGTGAACGGCACGTCGGCCAGCCGGCCCCACCCCTGA
- a CDS encoding dihydrofolate reductase family protein produces the protein MRKLIYGMNLTLDGYVTAAGDDIGWSGPPSDELFQWWLDQERASGLTLYGRKLWETMSSYWPTGDEQPDATPGEIAFARNWRDTPKVVFSSTMTAEEVDWNTRLVTGDAIAEITRLKAEDGGPMTIGGATLAGAAMRAGLIDEYAIATYPVLVGGGTPFFTALDSWVDLNLVETRTFPGGVVMTRYETRR, from the coding sequence ATGCGGAAGCTGATCTACGGCATGAACCTGACCCTGGACGGCTACGTCACCGCCGCCGGGGACGACATCGGCTGGAGCGGACCGCCGAGCGACGAGCTGTTCCAGTGGTGGCTCGACCAGGAGCGGGCGAGTGGCCTGACCCTGTACGGGCGCAAGCTGTGGGAGACGATGAGCTCCTACTGGCCGACCGGCGACGAGCAGCCCGATGCCACCCCGGGGGAGATCGCGTTCGCGCGGAACTGGCGGGACACACCGAAGGTGGTGTTCTCCTCGACGATGACGGCCGAGGAGGTCGACTGGAACACCCGCCTGGTCACCGGCGACGCGATCGCCGAGATCACCCGGCTCAAGGCCGAGGACGGCGGCCCGATGACCATCGGCGGCGCGACGCTCGCCGGGGCGGCCATGCGCGCCGGGCTGATCGACGAGTACGCGATCGCCACCTATCCGGTCCTGGTGGGCGGCGGGACACCGTTCTTCACCGCGCTGGACAGCTGGGTGGACCTGAACCTGGTGGAGACGCGGACGTTCCCCGGCGGCGTGGTCATGACCAGGTACGAGACGAGGCGTTGA
- a CDS encoding GNAT family N-acetyltransferase — translation MNIEMSSRIRVRAADATDLPALVAIDAIAAAGDEVRARSIRRWLDQGSVSVAEDPSGILGYGVLEYTFFEQGFVTMVTVSPGARRRGVGARLLQAVEASCSTPKPFTSTNVSNHPMQLLLQQLGWHPAGLVHGLDEADPELFYLCPPERLRPRWIGLGPHRRVGPRTGELPASRWSPRRTPTTEGWPCGS, via the coding sequence GTGAACATCGAGATGTCCAGCCGGATCCGGGTGCGAGCCGCGGACGCCACGGACTTGCCGGCCCTCGTCGCCATCGACGCGATCGCGGCCGCCGGCGACGAAGTGCGGGCCCGGAGCATTCGTCGGTGGTTGGACCAGGGATCCGTCAGCGTGGCCGAAGATCCGTCAGGCATCCTGGGCTACGGCGTTCTGGAGTACACGTTCTTCGAACAGGGCTTCGTGACCATGGTGACGGTCTCGCCGGGCGCACGCCGACGGGGCGTCGGCGCCCGCCTTCTCCAGGCCGTCGAAGCAAGCTGCTCCACCCCGAAGCCGTTCACCTCGACGAACGTCTCGAACCATCCCATGCAGCTGCTGTTGCAACAGCTCGGCTGGCACCCGGCCGGCCTGGTCCACGGCCTCGACGAGGCGGACCCCGAACTGTTCTACCTCTGCCCGCCCGAGCGACTCCGGCCACGCTGGATCGGACTCGGCCCACACCGGCGGGTCGGACCGCGCACCGGTGAGCTTCCCGCGTCACGCTGGTCTCCACGCCGGACACCCACGACGGAAGGCTGGCCATGCGGAAGCTGA